The window ATGGTAGCCGCCGATATAATGTGCGCCGCCATGGTAGCCGCCGATATTATGTGCGCCGCCATGGTAGCCGCCGATATCATGTGCGCCGCCATGGTATGCGACAGTCGTCCGCGCCGTCCCCCTCAGAGGTACCTCATCTCCGGGTCGAGCCGGTTCATCAGCTCCATGCTCTTCTCGTACATGGTAaagacgatgccgccgctcAGCACGAGGCGCACCAGACGCGGCAGGGCGCCGCTCCAAAAGGTCAGCACGCCCTCGTGGCGGAGGATGAGGCCCGCGCAGCGCAGGGTGCTGCCGTAGGTGGCGCGCGCGTCGGGGCTCTGCATGCGCGTCTTGACCGTGTCGAGCGGCTGGGTGACgaagacggtgacgaggccggcgaggccgccgatgccaaaggtggcgacggcgccgagcttcTCGCCCGGCGCCGTGTAGGACTCGGCCATCTGCTTGAGAAAGGTGTAGGAGCCGAAGCGGGTGGCGCTGTTGGCCGACTGgcgcagcgtcgtcggcacgaaGCCCTGGAAGAAGCCGCGCAGGCCGCGCTCGCGCGCCATGATgggcacggcgtcgaggaagccaCGCATCCGGGGCGTCGGCGACTTGCGGTCGTCGATCCTGCGCAATATCCTCGGTCAGCGGACGggcgagcgtcgtcggggcGGCACTGACAGCGTCGTCTTGATGctctccgtcggcgtcacCGCCAGCAGGGACTCGGtcacgccggcgccgaagcccgCGAGCACGGTCCGCGGGCCGCTGAGCTtaccgtcggcgtcggcgaggaggctcCTGTACTGGTCAAAGGCGACGAAGCCTGGGGCGCGTCAGCCGTggcgcctcgccgtcgtccgaggCCACTCACGGAtgcccgccttggccgcgttgccgacgatgagcgTCGTGCAGCCGGCGTACCACTGCCTGCCAAAGGGCGGCCACGGCAGCTTccggccctcggcgaggcgCCGGTTGAGCTGCGTCCTCGTCTTGGCGACTGCGCGACCGTCAGCTGCGAGGCtcggcccgtcgccgtcgactgcCACCTACACTCGGCTGGATAGGTGATTGCTGCCCGCCCACGCGTTCCGTTAGCACCGGCTCGGCGGTCaagcccgtcgtcggggtGGCCTACCGATCTCGATGgcgcccgccgtcgaccctGCGATGATGGACCGCAGCGCgctcggccgcttcgtccTTTCGGGCTCCCTGTCGGCCGCGGGAGAGACCATGGCTGCGGTTCGCTGGCGGTGTcgagcggcgaggcggtGATGTGGTTTGTGGTGGAAGTGCtggcgaggctggcgaggCTGGCAGAGAAAGCGTTCCGATACCGCTGTGGATCCGTTGTTTGGCGGTAGGAATCGGCCCGGTCACGAGCAGCACGGTATGAGTCGAGTATTTcgactgtacggagtacggcggaCAGGTAGAGTACATGATtccctgtactccgtacgggagTTGCACTGTGCTCGTGCTGCACACCTGGTACcggtacggagaacatgcACAAACAAGTACCATTGGCGGGCATGGTACACTGCGCGCAAGTCGGTGTACAGTAATGATTAAATACCATGGTAGAGAGACATGGTACCGTGcgcttgtacggagaacggcaCAGTACGGCGTTCTTCCGGGACTGGTCCCGTGATTGACGATGACCAAGCACCGGCGATGAAAGATATCCATCATCACGTGATGTTTCCATAATCACGTGATGCATCAAATCAATTGTCGCACAAGCAGACTGCAAGCAATGTCATGCCTGTATGCAGGCCCTCCCTCCGCTTGACCTCCTGGCCGACACCGAGGATGAAGTAGCCGACGCCGCGGAtgaagtacttgcgtgcgcGACGCATGCCTGTGTGTCGGGAATAATGAAAGACGGGACGATGGCCGCCGCTGCGTCTGGTGTGTGGGCATCGTGACTCTTACCGCTACGATTTCCACCCCACCACCATCCATTGGCGATCCCCATGCTTTGTGCGCAAGCATCAGATGCCAACTCCAGCCGCTGCCTAGGAAAATTGGCCACGGAGGTCGGCGTCCAATCCCTCCCACCGTACGTGTACGATTGGCAATGTATAAAAGGCTGCAAGGAATGGGGATGATGCGAGGAAGAGAACGAGGTTGCTCAAGAATGGGTGTCGCTGGCATGGGTTGGCATGGGTTGGCATGGGACGACGATGGAGTGCTGCAGATTTAATCTTTCCCCTTTTCTGTCACCATCTCTTTCTTGTCGTGGCGGGCACCAAAGGCCTCGGACTTTTGTTTCTCGCCCTCTCGCCAATTCCCGTCGCGGTTGAGCGAGTTCTTGTTCCGGTAGAAATAGCGAGGTGAGGCGGTCGCGAAGTGACTGGTGCTTATCGTAGGGGATGGTTGTGATCCGAACCGGAAAGGAAACGGCCTCGAATGGGTCGAAGGAAGGATCGTCAAGCATCCGAAGAAGCAAAGTGGAAATAGGAGCTGTATGGAGATGGAGAGTTTGTCGGTCGCTTGATGTACACAAAACATGGGACTGGAAGACGGGACGGCATATGTTGGCCGAAGAAATGCAGGCACAACGCGGCTCCACGCTGCAGCGTACCGTAATGGTGGATGAACCCATTTCCTTTCGAAGCGCAACCCTTTGTCGGTTTTCTTGGGCAAGGGCTATGAGGATCGCCACGACGTAGGGGTCGTGCAGGCTGTTTCTAGGCGTTATTTTATTCACCCGGAGAAAGCACAATGACCCGAGGAATTAATATGCACTCCTGCCGAAAGGAGGAATGAACAAATCGTGACGAAACGCATCAATTCGATGCAGATCAACAGAGGCCGCGACAAGAGGTGGGTGACTGTCCAGCCCTGCCGTACCCTGGCGAGAAATACGGTGCGCCGGAGTGTCTGGGCGAGACGACAGTTGAAATAGAAGCCTATATTCTTCTGTTGCATCCTGTGAGCCGCGGTGTCCACGGCAGGGCAACGACAAGGTGGCATATTGACCCATGTGCAAACGGCCCCTCGGTCCCAACAAGCTTGGCGAGGACACCTTCTCGAAAGGGGACAGCCCAGCGTTGAAACCACAAGGCATGGGGTTTAGTACGCAGGAGCCTCGGCTGCCGAACAAACAAGGTGTCTTGACGGGGGGGAGAGGACTTGGATTGCCGAATGAGCATCCCGGCAGCTCAAGCTGGCGGTTGGTCCACTGAAGCGGACGCACGAGAAGTCGCTCCctgccacgacgacggacaaTCAGATGGATCGATGAGGGTTCGTCATGTTCGCATCGCAgtgtcgaggtcgatgacTCGTCGAGGAAACCTGCGTCTTGACTTGGACGCCGGACCGCAAGGGTTGACCTGCAGGCGCGGGGGCCGTGGATGCTGCGAGAGACGAGGGACGGAGTTTGCAGGGTCGTGGTGTCATGATCGTGGTGTCGTGATGCCCGCTGTGAGCATGCCCTGCTCATGGATACGTTGATGCTGGAATGACATGGTCCGGCTACGGAGTAATGTTATGGCGAGTGCGGCAccgagcacaagcacaagcacttgcGCAGGCAAGTATACAGTGTATAatacaggtactccgtacggagcactgccaCCCTAATCCCGCGTTGACTCGGTGATTATCCCACGGTGTGTCCTGGCCTGTTTCGGTGGTCTGCACGCATGAATTTTCACCATGAACTGCTGTAATTTAGTTGTCCAAGGTACAAACTTACCactgtacagctacatgtTCAGTGCAAGCTTCAGTGCAAGTAGATACTTGGCACTGTATGCgatacatgtgctccgttcAGTTGCCTTCACTGCCTGCACTGACTGTACTGAGTGCGCTGACTGCACTGATTGCACTGACTGCACTGACTGCACTGACTGCGCTGACTGCGCTGACTGCACTGACTGTACTGAGTGCGCTGACTGCGCTGACAGCACTGACTAACCCTAGACTGCGCTGACTAACCCTAGACTGCGCTGACTGCACTGACTCACTTTAAAACGAGCATGCTGTTCAATCGAACCACCAGCCTTTTCAAAATGGATTTCCATCATCTTTGCCGTAGAGCGCATGTACTGCAACTGTATCGTCAAGGACTGAATGCAAGAAGCATGCCATCATGCAGCGCTGCTTAGACAGGAGGTCTGCATTATACGGTGATTTCCTCAATCGCATCATGGATCACCCACTTCATCATTCAGCTACaccacatgtacggagtactcgcacctacacctgcatgtacggcTGCTTGTAATTATTCGACGCTTGAGAACAAGTTCAAGTGCATCAAGCACTCGCAGTGTCCGTGAACCGCAAGTGCTTGCAATCATTCGATACTTGAGAACAAGTTCAAGTGCATCAAGCACTCGCAGTGTCCGTGAACCGCAAGTGCTTGCAATCATTCGATACTTGAGAACAGGTTCAAATGCATTAGG of the Drechmeria coniospora strain ARSEF 6962 chromosome 01, whole genome shotgun sequence genome contains:
- a CDS encoding putative tricarboxylate transporter mitochondrial carrier protein; translated protein: MPANGTCLCMFSVPVPGVQHEHSATPVRSTGNHVLYLSAVLRTVEILDSYRAARDRADSYRQTTDPQRYRNAFSASLASLASTSTTNHITASPLDTASEPQPWSLPRPTGSPKGRSGRARCGPSSQGRRRAPSRSVGHPDDGLDRRAGANGTRGRAAITYPAEFAKTRTQLNRRLAEGRKLPWPPFGRQWYAGCTTLIVGNAAKAGIRFVAFDQYRSLLADADGKLSGPRTVLAGFGAGVTESLLAVTPTESIKTTLIDDRKSPTPRMRGFLDAVPIMARERGLRGFFQGFVPTTLRQSANSATRFGSYTFLKQMAESYTAPGEKLGAVATFGIGGLAGLVTVFVTQPLDTVKTRMQSPDARATYGSTLRCAGLILRHEGVLTFWSGALPRLVRLVLSGGIVFTMYEKSMELMNRLDPEMRYL